The sequence below is a genomic window from Flavobacterium lipolyticum.
AAACCGTAATGTTGGTTTTATACACGTAATCGGTTTTTGAATCTGCGAAATAAGGGACCTGATAAGACGTTCGGTCTAATTTTTTAGGAGTATAGTTTTTTGTGACAGAACCACAAGAAACCAGAACAATTGCAAGGAAGCAATTAATTATTAAAAACTGAATCGTCGATTTTTGCATTGATCACTTTATTTTTAAGTACAATTCGGGTATAATCTTCAGAGGATTCTAAGAGTTTTACCTGAACGACAGTTGCTTCTTCTTTGTCGAAAGTCAGTTCAATTTGTTTGATGTATTTTTTTAAAGTGGCATCTTTAGGAGCAAACTTAGCGATATTCTGTCCCTTTGATTTGAAATAAGAAATGACAAACTCCTTATCGTCAAACATATTACCGCTTACGCTTCCGACAATCAATTTGTTGATTCTGCCAAAGATTTTGCTGTTGCCAATATCAACGGCACTTTTCTTCCCTTCGTCGTTAATCAGGATTTTCCCGTTTTTAAAAACAATGCTGTAATTGTATGGTTTCTTGTATTGCCATTGTAATAAAGAAGGTTCTTTAAAAACCATTTTTCCCGAAGTCTCAATATCTTTCGATAAAAAGTCCAAGTGTTTGTACTGAACAAAATCGGTACTCAGGGTTTTGATTTTTTTGGAAACTACATTTACATCCTGCTTGAAAGCATTAATTTCGGCATCAGACATTTTTTGTTCCTGAGCCAACAAATTGCCTGAGATAAATAAAATTAAGAGTGCTATTTTAGTTTTCATATTTATTACGAATTGTGCTTTATTAGTTTGCCACAGATTAAAGGATTTTCGCAGATTAAAGTATTAAAATCCGTTTTTTATCCACGTCTTCGCGTAAGCGAATCAGCTTCATCCGCGTTCAGTTTTCATAAGCTTTCAGATTCAAAAGTTCTTCGGTTGAAATTACTTTATAATTGTTTTGCTGCAAAAATTGCAAAAACTGTTCCAGTACTAAAACAGAGTGTACTCCTGTGTCGTGCAAAAGTACAATTCCTCCCGGAGAAATACGTTTTATGATTCGTTTGAAAATTAAACTTTGGTTGGTTGTGCCACCGTCCAATGAACGAATATTCCACCCAATTACTTTGTGGCCGGTACGTTTTAAAGCTCTTCGGATGGAGGGTGTCGTAACCCCGTAGGGCGGGCGGAAAAAATTTATTTTTTTGGAGGTGTACTTTTCTAAAAGAGCATCCGTTTTCTGAATTTCAGTCGTGATTTTTGTAGCATTGTAAAAATCAAAAAAAGGAGAATGGCTGTACGAATGATTGCCAACCAAATGTCCTTCTGCTATAATTTGTTGTACGATTTCAGGATGAGTTTCGATGTTTTTTCCGATGCAGAAAAAAGTAGCTTTGACCTCATATTTCTTTAAAAGAGTCAAAACTTCCGGAGTAAAAATAGAGGGTCCGTCATCAAAGGTAATCGCAATTTTCTTTTGGGTTTCCAATGAATTATTGCAGTAAGCTTTTACATGATAATTAGAAGAAATTACAGCAGAGCCCACAGTATTTATGCCTAACCAAATTAAAACAATTGCGATAAACCATGCTCCGTTAATTGCTGTATAGAGATTCAGAAGAAGCAGTAGCAGCAATACAAAGAGAAAGAATAACGAAATGTTTTTATGCGTTATCATTTTGAAAGTAACGTAAAACTATGGTTTTTTCCGTTGAGCTGATTGTACAATAAAATCGTATTATAAGCCGGTCTTTCGACTGAATTTACTTTTATAATTTCAGGGATTTCCTGAGTTTTTAAAATTTTAGACGCCATCCATAAAGCAAAAGCCGAAGCGGTATCGTATTCACCACTCAAATGTTTGTAATACAATTGCGGAGTTTGAGCGAAGTCCTTTTGGGTTAGATTTTTATAATAATTTTCAAAATCTGCATTACCGTCAAATCCTAAAATCAAGGCATCGACATCTGAAATTTCTAATTGATTGGATTTCAAAAAAAATCTGATTGCGGCTTCAATTTCATTTTCTTCCAGTGTATTTAGTATGGCAATGTCCAGTACTTCAGCATAGGTAGTCTCTTTTCGTTCATTTTCCAGAACAAAAAAACTGGCACCTTCTCCGTAAACGGCACCGCCTGTAGTAGCCTCTAAAAGGTTGTAGGGTTGCTGGCCGTCTGGTTTGATACGTCCTGACAATTTAAAAAGCGCAGTAGTGTAATCACCATTTTCATCCACACCGCCCACAAGAACAGACTGTACTTCTTCTTCCTCAATTTGCATTTTAGCATCTAAAAGTGCCGATTCAAAAGAGACAGCTCCATTGACATAGGTAAAATTGTAACCGTTGCATTTTTGCAACAACGCAATTTGAGCGCCAACCGTATTATGTGTCGACTGGATGAATGAAGTTGGTGTTAAGAATTGCTCATTATTATCGAGGATGTTGGTCAGGAATTTTTCAGAATCTTCAATACATCCTAATCCTGTTCCGGTAATAATGGCATCTACATTTTCAAGTTGTGCATCTTTCATGGCAATTGCCGAGGCCACGATTCCGTTTTTCACACCTTTTGCCATTCTTCTTATGGCAGCAGGAGAAATATAATCCTTGTAAACCGGCGGAACGATTTTAAGTACATTCTCGTCGAGGTTGTGTGTGGCTTCTTCTAAAAAAACAGTATCAAATGTTTTTTGAGTCGAAATACAACCTATTCCATTTATATATGTTTTTTTTAATTGCATTTTGAGAAGATAAGAGTGGAACAGTTTCCTCCAAACCCAAAAGAGTTAGACAGAACATGTTCAATATTTTTATTCTTTAAAGTCGTTTGCGGTTTTAAGTCAAACTCTTCCATTGGAGTTTCAAAATTCAGATTGGGGTAAACCACATTATTCTGAATCGCCAGAACGCTGTAAACAGCTTCAATGGCGGCAGCAGCTGCCAAAGTATGTCCTGTATAAGGTTTTGTCGAACTAAAATCGGGTACTTTTTCATCACCGTAAATTCGAAGTATAGCTCTTCCTTCAGACAAATCATTGTTGGGAGTAGCTGTTCCGTGCACGTTGATATAGTCAATTTCACTTGGTTTTAAACCCGAAACGTCAAAGGCTTTTTTCATGGCCAGGTAAGCACCATCTCCATTTTCTGAAGAAGCCGTTTGGTGAAAAGCATCATTGGCATTGCCATAACCTGAAACACGGGCCAGAACTTTTTTGTTTTGTTTCTGAACGACTTCATCGGATTCTAAAACCAGAAAAGCGGCTGCTTCACCCAGATTTAGTCCTTTTCGGTTGTTGTCGAAAGGTTTGTTGTAATCGTCAGATAAAATCATGAGGGTTTTGAATCCGTTGATCGTAAATTTTGCAAGAGCGTCAGTTCCGCCAACAATTACGCGGTCCAGTTTTCCGGATTTTATAAGTCTTGCTCCCAACATAATTGCGTTTGCTGCCGATGAACAAGCCGTGCTTATAGTGGTTACAATTCCTTTTAAACCTAACTCGTCTGCAATTTTTTCGGCTACATCGCCAGCATCATGACAAGTAATGTATTTGACAAGTTCAGGATGTTTGAAATAATCGTAATAATGCTTTTCGGTCATATCCATCCCACCCACGCTTGTCGCCGAAATGAGCCCGGTTCTGAATTCGTTTATCGCCGTGATTCCGGCATTTTTAACAGCCTGTTTCGCTGCAAAAGTGCCAATCATAGCAGTCCTCGAAAAGTTATTATCGGGAGTAAGTTCTAATTCCTGAACCAATTCATCATTAGTTTTTTTAATTTCACCTACCTTATTTATAGCAGCGTGAATCGTTTCAATGTTTTCGATACGCGTTACCGCAACTTTATTTTCGATTAACGAAATGTAATTTTCTTCGACTGAATTTCCAATCGAGGAGATAATTCCCATTCCGGTTATTGCAACACCTTTTTTCATTTAGATTATTGGATTGTTGGATTGTTTGGATTGTTGGACTATTCTTTTTGGCTCATAAAAGTTTTAAAAACTATTTTGAATTAGATTTTTGAATATTTTCATTTAAGAAATCTAAAAGTCTAATAATCCAACAATCTAAAAATCTATTTAGTTCTGTTAGCGCTAATGTACGCCGCCATCGTTTCGATGGATTGAAAAATGGTTTTTCCTTCTTTTGGGTCTACCAGTTTAATTCCGTAATCTTTATCTAGAATCACGATTAATTCAAGCGCATCAATGGAGTCTAAACCTAAACCATCTCCAAACAAAGGATCGTTATCTGCAATATCTTCGATCGCGATATCTTCAAGGTTTAAAGTAGTAATGATTTTGTTTTTTAATTCTTCTTTTAATGCTTCCATGATTATTTATTGTATAATGTATTGATAGTTTCGTTGTTATATTTTGTGCTTTCTTCCTTGCTAATGGTGCAAAGAAAAGCCTTGTAATCGTCGTTGAAAAATTCTACCCAGCCACAAAGAACCCTGTCGGCTTTATTTGTATTCAGAAGAATAGTAGAATAATTGGACATAAATTCGGTGTTAAAGGCATCAAATATAAAGAAAGAATTTTCACTTTTCAGCTGATGGCGGATACTTATTTCGCCCAGACAAATATTTGGCAGAGTATAAACAAAAACTGCCGGACTTGGGAAGTAGTTTTCTTTGTCGGAAATAGATTCCTGATACTTAACATCGGTATCTAAACTTGAGGATTTGTTGGCCAGAACCAAGGCAATATTGTTTTCTTTTTCATCAGAAGTTATCGGACTCAAAAGCAATTCAGCTCCTAAAAAAGCAAGCTTGCTCAAAGCATCCATTTTGAAAAACTTTGGGTATTGCAGGTCAAAATTGCGATAAGCCTGTTTTGAGAAATCACCAAAATTCGTCGGTTCAATTTTGAATACCGAAGTCCCGTTCAAAACAATTTCGTTGTTTTCAATGGTGCAATAGGATTGTATGTTAGTTTTGTTTGGATTCATTGTTTTAATTTAACACTAATTGCACAAATTAGCACGAATTGATTTTGGGGTTAAATTACACTAATTAATCTGTGAAAATTAGTGCAATTCGCGGTTAATCATTTTTTACCTTTTCAAATATCACCGCCGTATTACAACCTCCGAATCCGGAAGCTGTTTTTAGGGAATATATTATCCTATTTCTTTTACTATGCTATTATATGTTTGTTCAATATCTGTCCAATTTGTTTTATTAACTGATTCTTGTTTTAGCATTTTGAATGCATTCCAAAAATCTTCTTTTCTTTCTTGATGTTCTTCAACTAACCTTTTTTTATCAATATGTATATTTTTAAAATCTTTAGATAATGCTAATTCAATTTGGTTGTCCATTTTATTAAAAAAATCTTCTCCGAACAATTTAATTTCATTCACAAAATCATGGTAGTTCATTTCGCAGAAGCCATCTTTCACTGTCCATAAACTTATACCATTTTCTAAAGTATATTCAGCTTCCCAAATAATTTTTATTTGATCATTTTTTCTGAAGAAAAATAAATTCGGACCACCAATTAAGTGTGCTGAATCTAATGTTCTCTCATTAATCCACGAAAGTAATTTATAATATTCATCAAAATAAAAATCAGTATTCTCATTTTCATCTGTATCATGAATACTAAACCAATTTTCTGATTCAGTTTTAAACTTTTCTAAATCTTCAGTTAAAGAGTAAAATTTTTCAGGAATGCTTTCATTTATTTTTCCAAAAAGGTTAGTAAAATCCTCAATGAATCTGACCAAATAATACTCATTATATGATGTTGATTTATTTCCAAAATAATAAATTGCTTCATCAGAATACTCGTAAATTATCTCATTTTCGAAATCAAGCCATAACTCTCCATCTGTTAGCCAAAACCAACTTAAACGTTGATTTGGTTCTTGACCAATAGGAACTATTTCATCAATATATTTTAATTTGAAATTTATCATTTTTAGAATTTAGATATAAATGACAATCATTTTTTTTCGATTTTCTATGAATTTTAAATATTGAACTTGTAAATTTTCTTTACAAGTTGGATCTTGAACTCTCAAGATTTCCTTGTTAGTTGGACTTTACTTTTGAACTGTTCGGAATTTCCGAATAGTTCAAATTTATTTTACTTTCTCAAAAACAATCGCCGTATTACAACCTCCAAATCCGGAAGCTGTTTTCAGGAAAAAATCAATTGTCTTTTCTTCCTTTTTCTCAATAACATTTATTGGTTCGCTAACCCCAATTTCATCAAAACCTTTTGATTCAAAAAGCTTATTTTGATTGGCAGATTCAATGGCAATTACGGTTTCTAACAATCCCGAAGCGCCTAAGGTATGACCGTAAAATCCTTTCAGACTATTGACAGGAACATTTTGCAGACCTAAACGGTTTAGGGCAATGGCTTCCATTTCGTCGTTGAAAGGCGTTGCGGTTCCGTGTGCTGAAATATAATCGATTTTTGCAGCTTCAATTTGAGCTTCTTTCAAAGCATTTTGAATACTTCTGAACAAACCTTCACCGGTTCTCGATGGACCCGAAATATGATTGGCATCGTTTATCGAACTGTCTCCGATAACTTTTATTTTGGCATTTGCAGTTTCGGCGGTAACTAACACTGCGGCTGTCGCTTCTCCCAAACTTACACCGGTTCTGTTTTTAGAATACGGTTTGCATGGTAAATCGCTCATAGCCTGAAATGCATTAAAACCGGACAAAACAAATTCTGAAACTTCGTCACCCGCCACAACAAAAGCATGGTCATAAAGACCTGACTGAATCATTCTTTTGGCAACAGAAATGGCTAAAATTCCGGATACACAGGCATTCGAAACCACAATGGGCGGTGTTTGAAATCCGAAAAAAACGGCAACATTTTTTGCCAAAACATCTAAATGTGCATTAGTAAAACTGTCAACAGAATCATTTTTTAAAGCCGTTACATTTCCTTTGGTTG
It includes:
- a CDS encoding 3-oxoacyl-ACP synthase; this translates as MNPNKTNIQSYCTIENNEIVLNGTSVFKIEPTNFGDFSKQAYRNFDLQYPKFFKMDALSKLAFLGAELLLSPITSDEKENNIALVLANKSSSLDTDVKYQESISDKENYFPSPAVFVYTLPNICLGEISIRHQLKSENSFFIFDAFNTEFMSNYSTILLNTNKADRVLCGWVEFFNDDYKAFLCTISKEESTKYNNETINTLYNK
- a CDS encoding beta-ketoacyl synthase N-terminal-like domain-containing protein, with the translated sequence MQLKKTYINGIGCISTQKTFDTVFLEEATHNLDENVLKIVPPVYKDYISPAAIRRMAKGVKNGIVASAIAMKDAQLENVDAIITGTGLGCIEDSEKFLTNILDNNEQFLTPTSFIQSTHNTVGAQIALLQKCNGYNFTYVNGAVSFESALLDAKMQIEEEEVQSVLVGGVDENGDYTTALFKLSGRIKPDGQQPYNLLEATTGGAVYGEGASFFVLENERKETTYAEVLDIAILNTLEENEIEAAIRFFLKSNQLEISDVDALILGFDGNADFENYYKNLTQKDFAQTPQLYYKHLSGEYDTASAFALWMASKILKTQEIPEIIKVNSVERPAYNTILLYNQLNGKNHSFTLLSK
- a CDS encoding DUF5984 family protein; the encoded protein is MINFKLKYIDEIVPIGQEPNQRLSWFWLTDGELWLDFENEIIYEYSDEAIYYFGNKSTSYNEYYLVRFIEDFTNLFGKINESIPEKFYSLTEDLEKFKTESENWFSIHDTDENENTDFYFDEYYKLLSWINERTLDSAHLIGGPNLFFFRKNDQIKIIWEAEYTLENGISLWTVKDGFCEMNYHDFVNEIKLFGEDFFNKMDNQIELALSKDFKNIHIDKKRLVEEHQERKEDFWNAFKMLKQESVNKTNWTDIEQTYNSIVKEIG
- a CDS encoding polysaccharide deacetylase family protein, yielding MITHKNISLFFLFVLLLLLLLNLYTAINGAWFIAIVLIWLGINTVGSAVISSNYHVKAYCNNSLETQKKIAITFDDGPSIFTPEVLTLLKKYEVKATFFCIGKNIETHPEIVQQIIAEGHLVGNHSYSHSPFFDFYNATKITTEIQKTDALLEKYTSKKINFFRPPYGVTTPSIRRALKRTGHKVIGWNIRSLDGGTTNQSLIFKRIIKRISPGGIVLLHDTGVHSVLVLEQFLQFLQQNNYKVISTEELLNLKAYEN
- a CDS encoding beta-ketoacyl-[acyl-carrier-protein] synthase family protein, coding for MLREIYITQTNCITSLGFDVESNVEAILRGDSGIQIQNDISLMPNSFYASIISDEKINSAFAKISTETKYSRLEKMMILALEPIIKNSGVELNSKAAFILSTTKGNVTALKNDSVDSFTNAHLDVLAKNVAVFFGFQTPPIVVSNACVSGILAISVAKRMIQSGLYDHAFVVAGDEVSEFVLSGFNAFQAMSDLPCKPYSKNRTGVSLGEATAAVLVTAETANAKIKVIGDSSINDANHISGPSRTGEGLFRSIQNALKEAQIEAAKIDYISAHGTATPFNDEMEAIALNRLGLQNVPVNSLKGFYGHTLGASGLLETVIAIESANQNKLFESKGFDEIGVSEPINVIEKKEEKTIDFFLKTASGFGGCNTAIVFEKVK
- a CDS encoding phosphopantetheine-binding protein, which produces MEALKEELKNKIITTLNLEDIAIEDIADNDPLFGDGLGLDSIDALELIVILDKDYGIKLVDPKEGKTIFQSIETMAAYISANRTK
- a CDS encoding beta-ketoacyl-[acyl-carrier-protein] synthase family protein, producing MKKGVAITGMGIISSIGNSVEENYISLIENKVAVTRIENIETIHAAINKVGEIKKTNDELVQELELTPDNNFSRTAMIGTFAAKQAVKNAGITAINEFRTGLISATSVGGMDMTEKHYYDYFKHPELVKYITCHDAGDVAEKIADELGLKGIVTTISTACSSAANAIMLGARLIKSGKLDRVIVGGTDALAKFTINGFKTLMILSDDYNKPFDNNRKGLNLGEAAAFLVLESDEVVQKQNKKVLARVSGYGNANDAFHQTASSENGDGAYLAMKKAFDVSGLKPSEIDYINVHGTATPNNDLSEGRAILRIYGDEKVPDFSSTKPYTGHTLAAAAAIEAVYSVLAIQNNVVYPNLNFETPMEEFDLKPQTTLKNKNIEHVLSNSFGFGGNCSTLIFSKCN
- a CDS encoding outer membrane lipoprotein carrier protein LolA; translation: MKTKIALLILFISGNLLAQEQKMSDAEINAFKQDVNVVSKKIKTLSTDFVQYKHLDFLSKDIETSGKMVFKEPSLLQWQYKKPYNYSIVFKNGKILINDEGKKSAVDIGNSKIFGRINKLIVGSVSGNMFDDKEFVISYFKSKGQNIAKFAPKDATLKKYIKQIELTFDKEEATVVQVKLLESSEDYTRIVLKNKVINAKIDDSVFNN